The Thermosynechococcus sp. CL-1 genomic interval CGCAATTCCCGCCATAGCAAGGCTCGCACTCAGGAGGTTAGCAAACACTGCCAAGAGGCTAAAGGCCGTTGTTGCCAAGAGCACTGCTAGAAACAGCGCTTCCCAAGGAGCCACCCGACCCGCTGGCAAAGGGCGACGGCGCGTCCGCTCCATAATGGCATCAATATCGCGGTCATAGAGACAGTTGAGCGTATTCGCTGCCGCCGCTGCACAGGCACCACTGACAAGGGTTATCAGGAGTAATTGGGGAGCCACCCGACCTTGGCTTGCCACTTCCATTGCTGCCGCAGTTGTAATCAAAAAAAGCAGAATTAACCGCGGTTTGGTGAGTTGGACATAGTCCACTAATTTTGTCGAAAGATCCCCCGTTGAGGAGGAAAGTCTGGCTAAGAATGTCATGCGAGCCTCAAGATCGTTCAAAACTTATGCTTCAGGGAACCGGATGGGCAATCGCGCCACGCCAATGTGGAAATGGCAACCAACAACCCCAAGAGGGTGGCGCCAATCATTTGATGGGCAACGGTGAGAGCCGGCACCTGTAGCTTTAGTTGTAGGGTGCTCCAGCCCAAGGCCACCTGCAGAGCCACCACTGGCAGGAGTGAGAAACTGAGTTGGCGCAAGAGAGAGGCCAAGGCGGGGCTACGCCAAGCGACAATCACTACCCCTAAAACACTCAGGGTAGCTGGGACAGCACCGATCAGATGGCTATTGAGGACTACACACAGGCGATCGCCATAGAGACACTGATGCACTGCCCACTGCGAAGACACCAAGCCCCCTAACAAACTTTGGCCATAGACACATAGCGCGCCAATCACTGCGGCAATCCGCAACCAACGGGCGCTCCCCGTACCCCGAAAGGGAGCGAAACCAACGGTGATGGCTGCCAAAAGGCAAAAGAAGAGCAGTCCTGTGCCCAGGTGAGCGGTAACAATTTCAAAGCGCAGCAACTCAGTCACCGTCAGGCCACCGAGAATCCCCTGCACAATCACAAGGCACAGTGCCGCCGCAGCAGCAGAGGGCACCCAAGGGGGCAGAGCTTGCCGCCAAGCCACACTCAATCCTACAAAGGCGATCGCCATCAGCCCTAAACTGGTGGCCAGCAGGCGGTGAAACCACTCTAGGAAGATCTGCAAATCCATTTGCGGTACCAGCGTGCCAAAGCACAACGGCCAATCGGGACAGGCTAAACCGGCATCCATCACCCGTGTGGCACTGCCCACCGCCATCAAAAAGAGGGTAAAGACCGTCATCAGCAGCACGAGGCGAAAAATCCACTGGCGACGGACACTCGGATCACTGCCTAGGGTCAAGGGTGAGACATGAAAAGGCCCCAGCACGGATTTTTCCTCGACAGCAACAACTTCTTCATGGTAAAGAAGCTAAGGGGGAGATCAGGGCTGGCGTGAAAATCTATAGCTTTTCTTTAAGTTTTCGCTAGAGTATAAATTTTTCTTGCATTTGATTGCCGAGTTTGAAGGTCTAAAACGATGGCTCTCCGGCACTGGGTTGACGCTGCAAAAAGTGGAGAAAATCCAACAGTTCTTCATCGCTCAGTTGCTGGCGCGATCGCTTGCCGTAGCGTTCGAGTAAACAGGCACGGCCTTGGGCTTCTGTCCATCCCAAGCGTTTCATTTCGACAGTGGTTTGGGCAATTTCATCCGCCAGATCCACGGGTTCGCGCTTAGGGGGGGGCTTCTCGCTAACAGGTTTGACCGCTGGCTTACTGCGACGGGGATTGGGAGGGGGGGTGGGTTCTAGGAGCAGATCAGTATTGCTGGCCTCTGACCAAGGAGCTGCCTCGAGGGCTGCGGGGGTGCGGGGAATCAGTTCCGCCTCCGTTTGCACAGGGAGGTGAATACCGAGAAGTTGCAGGGCACGCTGGCGGGCACTATCTTCCGCCTGTTCTAGGGTGGGGGCAGCAGCCATCCCCGTGGCTAAAATCGTGTCGCCCACAAGGAGGGTGGTTTTGACAATAAAGAGGCCGTCATGAATTTGCAATAAATCACTGACAATGCTGCCGGTCGGATAGCGGCGGTGGAATTCGCTCATGGGGTTGCCGCAATAAAACGACGCATCGAGTTGATCTTATCCTATCCTTGCTGAAGGGCTGGCCTAGAGGAGATTCAGTACTGCCTTGTGAACCGCAGCCGATTGCAGGTAGGGTTGATAGTCGGGCACGGGGGCTGCGAAGGTGTGTTGCCATTGGTGGATCAAGGCAGTGGGGTCAGGGGGCAATGCTGCTAGTTCAACCCCCGCCATACCCGTATCGGCCATGAGGTAACTCACCTTGGGATCATAGCTGAGGGCAAAACAGCGACAACCCACACTGGCCGCCATGATCAGGGCATGGAGGCGCATGGCGATCGCCCCCGCCGTTGTTGCCAACAGTCCCTTCATCTCGCGGGGATCCTCACAGGACACAAGTTGCGTCTGCTCAGGCTGCAATGCCCCATAGAGATCCTCAGCCAAGGGCAAATCCTGTTGGGGCTGAAAGGGCAACAGCAAAAGCGGTACCCCCGTCTCTGCCTGCCACTGCCGCAAGGCCATTTTTAGAAGCTGCCAGCGATCGCCCGTGAGGTGTCGATGGGGACGTAAACACACAGCAATGGGCGCCTTGTCCTTGGGAGGTAGAACAGGACGGGCTGACATCAGCCACACGGGATCGGCACCCTGTTGATGGGGAATGCCCCACTGCCGCAAGAGAGCCGCTGACCCGGAATCGCGCACCGTGACTGCAAGACAACGCCGCAGAAGTGCCCGTGTCCACCAACGATAGAGGGGCGATCGCACTGGTCCAATCCCCTGTGCCCAGGCAAGGGTGCGACAGCCAAACTGTTGAGCCAGCGTCATCAAACCAAGGTAATAGAGAGGGCTGCGCCAACTGGTGACATCCTGAATGAGGCTCCCACCACCCCAAATGAAGGCTTGGCTCTGTTGTAGGGTGCGCAGCACCTTTGGCCACTGGCGGCGATCGCAGGTAGCAACGCCATAGCGGGCTGCTGTAGCTGTAGGATTGCCGCTGAGGACGACCGGTGAAACGTGGGGCGGCAACTGTTCGAGGAGCGTTGCCAAGAGGGCTTCGTCCCCGGCATTGCCATAGCCGTAGTAGCCACAGAGAAAGACTTGACTCATGGGACAGGCTCCACTAGCGGCACTGCCTGAAGAATGTCTTGAAGAACGTTGATCAAGGCGGGGGTGGGTTGAATGGCTGGCACCAAGGAAACAGCGTGGTGGGGATACCTGACTTGCAATGTCGCTAGTTGGCTGTGGACCTGATCAACGGTTTTACCGCCAAAGAGAAAGTAGCCATAAATTTTGCTACTGGTATATCCCTGAGCCATCCGCGTCTCAATGGCATGGTCTAAACTTCCCACTTCAGTCAGGAGCGCTGGATGCACACCACAGGTCTGACACAGTTCCTCAAACCAAGGGCGAACTTCAGGCCGACGACTGCCGTGGCCAAGGAGAATATCGGCGGCTGCATCAGCGATCGCCCGTTGTAACCATGCTTGAAAAAGCGGCTGTCCCCCCAAGAAGGGGAGTAATTGCATGGGAAGCACCGACTCGGCTGCCGCGATCGCCTGCGGCAGATCCACCACCACATGGTTGCCCGGCAGTAAAAACAGGGGTAAAATGACTACCCGCTGAGCACCTTGGCGTTGCGCTTGGCCACTGAATTCCTGAATCTTGTTAGGCAGTGGTTCTTCCTCAAGGGTGCCCCAGCCCACCATTCCTAGGCGGGTGAGTTGCTGACACAAAAAGGCCATGGCCGCCTGTGGCTCAGGGGCAGGACTGCCGTGGCTAATGAGAAAGTAGGCCATCATGATGGGGCAGAAAAGCGCGATCGCCAGTTCTCACTCAAGAGTTCCTGTTGCGGTACCAAGACCTGCTCCCCAGAGGTCAACCACTTCACTTGCACGGTGCGATCTGTAGCCTCACTCTCGCCAATCACCAGACACACCGTAGCACCAACGCGATCGGCGCGCTTGACCTGTTTACCAAAGGCACTGCCGCTGAGATCCACCTCAACGGTGTAACCTTGATGCCGCAATTGCTGTGCCAAAATCAGGCCTTGGCGTTCGGCAGCTTTGCCACGGGTCACCATATAAAGGTAGGGTTGATCGCGCGGCGGCAACGGGCGATCGCGCAGGAGTAAAATCAATCGTTCCAGTCCCATCGCCCAACCAATGGCGGGGGTGGCAGGTCCCCCTAATTCCTCGACAAGGTGATCGTAGCGCCCCCCTCCACAGACGGTTCCCTCATTGCCCAAACGCAAATCCTGAAATTCAAAGGCGGTGTGGGTATAGTAGTCGAGGCCCCGCACAAGGGCAGGATTTATCTGGTAGCGGATGCCCAGATCCTGCAAGAGGGATTGCACCTGCTCAAAATGGTTGCGCGATCGCGGACTGAGATAATCCAACAGCCGCGGCGCTTCCTTAACAATCGCTTGGGTGTGAGGGTCTTTACTATCGAGGATGCGCAGGGGATTGCGGTGGAGGCGTTCTTGGGAATCGGGGTCTAACTCTGCCTTGTAGGGGGTGAGGTAATCCACCAAGGCCTGACGATACTCACTGCGATCCTCGCGATCGCCCACGGAGTTGAGCATCAGGGTTAACTCCTTCAATCCCAGGGCCTGCAAAATATCTAAAGCCACAGCAATGACTTCGGCATCGGCACGGGGATCGGCACTGCCTAAAACTTCCACCCCCAACTGGTGAAACTGGCGATAGCGACCGGACTGTGGCCGCTCGTAGCGAAACATGGGCCCTAGGTACCACAGGCGTTGGACGCCCCCTTGGCTGTGCAAACCATGTTCAATATAGGCGCGCACCACCCCCGCCGTGCCCTCTGGCCGCAGCGTCAGCGACCGTTGACCGCGATCGCTAAAGGTGTACATTTCCTTACTGACAATATCGGTGGCTTCACCAATGCCCCGCTCAAACAAAGGGGTTTGCTCAAAAATGGGAGTGCAAATTTCGCGGTAGGCAGCGCGATCTAAAATCTGGCGAGCAATGGTTTCTAAATACTGCCAATAGACCCGCTCAGCGGGCAAAATATCGCGAGTTCCCCGTGGTGCTTGCAAACCCATGTGTGGTCAATGCGCAAATGAAACAGACGTATTATACCTGCCTAGCTTCCTAGTAACTTCTCCACCCGCTCTAGAACCTCGCGAATGTGCTTTAATTCCCCGAGAATTTCCTTGAGGAGATCATCTGTCGGATTGGGGGGCGTGGTTTTTAATTCCACTTGGAGGGTAGTAATGCCCATCACGTCACGGGCAAAACGAGCCACTTCATTGGGGTGAAACAGCAGCGGTTCACGACGGCTTTTGCGATGCTCTGGATTGAGGCGTTGGGGATCAAAGGGGGGATTAATGGTTTCATTATTGGTGTTGACATAACGATAAATAGACGCACGGGAGCGGCGGA includes:
- a CDS encoding heme A synthase, producing MLGPFHVSPLTLGSDPSVRRQWIFRLVLLMTVFTLFLMAVGSATRVMDAGLACPDWPLCFGTLVPQMDLQIFLEWFHRLLATSLGLMAIAFVGLSVAWRQALPPWVPSAAAAALCLVIVQGILGGLTVTELLRFEIVTAHLGTGLLFFCLLAAITVGFAPFRGTGSARWLRIAAVIGALCVYGQSLLGGLVSSQWAVHQCLYGDRLCVVLNSHLIGAVPATLSVLGVVIVAWRSPALASLLRQLSFSLLPVVALQVALGWSTLQLKLQVPALTVAHQMIGATLLGLLVAISTLAWRDCPSGSLKHKF
- a CDS encoding sirohydrochlorin chelatase is translated as MMAYFLISHGSPAPEPQAAMAFLCQQLTRLGMVGWGTLEEEPLPNKIQEFSGQAQRQGAQRVVILPLFLLPGNHVVVDLPQAIAAAESVLPMQLLPFLGGQPLFQAWLQRAIADAAADILLGHGSRRPEVRPWFEELCQTCGVHPALLTEVGSLDHAIETRMAQGYTSSKIYGYFLFGGKTVDQVHSQLATLQVRYPHHAVSLVPAIQPTPALINVLQDILQAVPLVEPVP
- the csaB gene encoding polysaccharide pyruvyl transferase CsaB — translated: MSQVFLCGYYGYGNAGDEALLATLLEQLPPHVSPVVLSGNPTATAARYGVATCDRRQWPKVLRTLQQSQAFIWGGGSLIQDVTSWRSPLYYLGLMTLAQQFGCRTLAWAQGIGPVRSPLYRWWTRALLRRCLAVTVRDSGSAALLRQWGIPHQQGADPVWLMSARPVLPPKDKAPIAVCLRPHRHLTGDRWQLLKMALRQWQAETGVPLLLLPFQPQQDLPLAEDLYGALQPEQTQLVSCEDPREMKGLLATTAGAIAMRLHALIMAASVGCRCFALSYDPKVSYLMADTGMAGVELAALPPDPTALIHQWQHTFAAPVPDYQPYLQSAAVHKAVLNLL
- the hisS gene encoding histidine--tRNA ligase is translated as MGLQAPRGTRDILPAERVYWQYLETIARQILDRAAYREICTPIFEQTPLFERGIGEATDIVSKEMYTFSDRGQRSLTLRPEGTAGVVRAYIEHGLHSQGGVQRLWYLGPMFRYERPQSGRYRQFHQLGVEVLGSADPRADAEVIAVALDILQALGLKELTLMLNSVGDREDRSEYRQALVDYLTPYKAELDPDSQERLHRNPLRILDSKDPHTQAIVKEAPRLLDYLSPRSRNHFEQVQSLLQDLGIRYQINPALVRGLDYYTHTAFEFQDLRLGNEGTVCGGGRYDHLVEELGGPATPAIGWAMGLERLILLLRDRPLPPRDQPYLYMVTRGKAAERQGLILAQQLRHQGYTVEVDLSGSAFGKQVKRADRVGATVCLVIGESEATDRTVQVKWLTSGEQVLVPQQELLSENWRSRFSAPS
- a CDS encoding resolvase — its product is MQRSSYPAGGDELMTIDQVQQTLRRSRASIYRYVNTNNETINPPFDPQRLNPEHRKSRREPLLFHPNEVARFARDVMGITTLQVELKTTPPNPTDDLLKEILGELKHIREVLERVEKLLGS